Proteins from a genomic interval of Gadus morhua chromosome 19, gadMor3.0, whole genome shotgun sequence:
- the lrmp gene encoding inositol 1,4,5-triphosphate receptor associated 2 isoform X9 — protein MDPCPSSSPLSPRRHHNPVDSICRKLQSIQWCGDRQPHSPFQIPKLSSGGHQRTPHAALRSDLDPILKKRPAPEPPERGPPGARGRGRAGPTGIPGLPASRSGGTWSLSSRHAYGYAPATPIPPQSTPTNLTCSVSSTPGERRDWVGATGAPGGRQGATWQRYCSTPTTLTKDSVAAGLAFSSVQQPQTEERGRWGSPSLSRAAAPPAHLLAYDPDLGRTADSAGGDGELAFPALVVRRLSLGESAFLARSETRKETMAEVSLICEEDLLDTIFHACDTQHRGRVYVSCIVDYLRHTTSRTSEDSGLEELCNMLDPERTDVSIDLDTYHAIMKEWINDCRSNGEDPTEDLNQDLMKCKDVLSAKRSMLLNMTSGSLEAFGGEASLVELETSELVYCVADLQMSNQRLQEEMKTLKQTAELLEEGNQRLVEENGELRAHARHSQQMAQREKMLKEELEEMKAALSSTEEGRARAQAHGKNLERENHGLTTRITSLEEENFKVTMEMEDLQGRLRKLCDINADLQVQIHSSDGVLAEKEQRVQEKSRRMEELKKEVEEYSSLTELLRADKTQLETQMRMCHPDMTGRSVSLSVAYRLNQSTSGSLQTELALAQSPQEGEAGATMLDETLDKEVLLLLQGPNPEHMALEFRALLSKLKAEFRAEAGSVLSAVRGVVDPQPTPGGSTEPGLQAVQGELEARRADWVLGLDQLAQYADSLEKELIKMASNMRRSRTEILHLSVRVQEQENQKRQLGEELETLRTPQDSREAPCQVETPQDSREPPCQARTELEWDAEFDPRDLLKKELDEKQEVVAVETLTAATSQPIEEVEEEVEEEEEEAGEERWTVVEDLGGGDEPRDASTPLPAPSEEPSPGLETLVSSVVVDPESSFTSQPLQEAGLCDTHTEGAGEQAGQESSSSHSEALHSHNNSPECTIPLAGSNHDHQRDLPEMDQTVAPGNTPPGIGEMVPPIYTQSSSPGQETIVENGGPQPSGDPCRGGGEGDEASSDMSLAKSPTRVGERGELEDSSSPLPVVMEEEEGASQTVSVPMAGSDSSPNAVPGREDRLSESSHSTAQLQRSGKTTEDLSEASEKDGTRAVALETSVISDGSEVVKEERQSHSQTDKEIEVEFQRLSLGFKCDLFTLEKRLRLEERSRDLAEENVRKEISSCQGLLQALIPLCDDDSQSIEIVHRLQKNLEILIQSMTRVSSRSEMLGAIHQEHRVGRAVEVMFQHVENLKRMYTKEHTELVELRQTLMQNERSFGSQTDKADFRGKSPSSQYYKPSARRVSIAAIPRSGGSPGFDSTKTQDLSESEAERLTRRSPCPSSSPGASASDALVSQSLSHSVLSHPKGAGGPSGGVRGGRGLWLWLAMVVVLAGLLALLACLVMQPAVDAAPVGTGDSWMTIQQLLWPYTGLRHNGQPPV, from the exons ATGGACCCTTGCCCGAGCTCCTCCCCCCTGTCGCCACGGCGCCACCACAACCCCGTGGACAGCATCTGCCGCAAGCTGCAGAGCATCCAGTGGTGCGGTGACCGCCAGCCCCACTCGCCCTTCCAGATCCCCAAGCTGTCCTCCGGCGGCCACCAGCGCACGCCGCACGCCGCCCTGCGCTCAGACCTGGACCCCATCCTGAAGAAGCGCCCCGCCCCCGAGCCCCCGGAGcgggggccccccggggcccggggccggggTCGAGCCGGGCCCACGGGGATCCCGGGCCTCCCCGCCTCGCGGAGCGGCGGCACTTGGTCTCTGTCGTCCCGCCACGCGTACGGGTacgccccggccacgcccatTCCACCGCAGTCGACGCCCACCAACCTCACCTGCAGCGTGTCCAGCACcccgggggagaggagggactgGGTGGGGGCGacgggggcccccgggggccggcAGGGCGCGACGTGGCAGCGGTACTGCTCCACGCCCACCACGCTCACCAAGGACTCTGTGGCGGCGGGCCTCGCCTTCTCCTCGGTGCAGCAGCCCCAGACGGAGGAGCGGGGGCGCTGGGGCAGCCCCTCTCTGAGCCGGGCCgcggcccccccggcccaccTGCTGGCCTACGACCCGGACCTCGGCCGCACCGCGGACAGCGCCGGGGGGGACGGAGAGCTGGCCTTCCCCGCTCTGGTGGTGCGGAGGCTTTCCTTGGGGGAATCAG CCTTTCTGGCACGCTCTGAGACCAGGAAGGAGACCATGGCTGAAGTGAGTCTGATCTGCGAGGAAGATCTGCTGGACACCATCTTTCACGCGTGTGACACACAGCACAGAG GCAGGGTGTACGTGTCGTGCATCGTGGACTACCTGCGTCACACCACCAGCCGGACGTCGGAGGACAGCGGTCTGGAGGAGCTTTGCAACATGCTGGACCCCGAGCGCACCGATGTGTCCATCGACCTGGACACCTACCACGCCATCATGAAGGAGTGGATCAACGACTGCCGCAGCAACGG TGAGGACCCGACAGAGGACTTGAACCAGGACCTTATGAAGTGTAAAGACGTCCTGTCTG cgAAGCGGTCCATGCTGCTGAACATGACCTCCGGCAGCCTGGAGGCTTTCGGTGGAGAGGCGTCGCTAGTGGAGCT gGAGACCTCTGAGCTGGTGTACTGCGTGGCAGACCTCCAGATGAGTAACCAGCGGCtgcaggaggagatgaagacgCTGAAGCAGACggcggagctgctggaggagggcaACCAGCGGCTGGTGGAGGAGAACGGGGAGCTCAGGGCCCACGCCCGCCa tagccAGCAGATGGCCCAGAGGGAGAAGATGCTGAAGGAGGAactggaggagatgaaggcggcGCTGAGTTCCACCGAGGAGGGGCGAGCAAGGGCCCAAGCCCACGGCAAGAACctg GAACGGGAGAACCACGGTCTCACCACCAGGATCACCTCACTAGAGGAAGAG AACTTCAAGGTAACCATGGAGATGGAGGACCTTCAGGGGAGATTGAGGAAGCTGTGTGACATTAACGCTGACCTTCAG GTCCAGATCCACTCCTCGGATGGCGTCCTGGCCGAGAAGGAGCAGCGCGTCCAGGAG AAGAGCCGACggatggaggagctgaagaaagaggtggaggaaTACTCCTCCCTTACCGag CTGCTGAGAGCCGATAAGACCCAGCTGGAAACCCAAATGCGAATGTGTCATCCAGACATGACCGG gcggtctgtgtctctgtccgtGGCCTACAGGTTGAACCAGAGCACCTCTGGGTCGCTGCAGACGGAGCTGGCCCTGGCCCAGTCGCCACAAGAG GGCGAGGCCGGGGCCACCATGCTGGACGAAACCCTGGACAAGGaggtgctgctgctcctccagggCCCCAACCCGGAACACATGGCCCTCGAGTTCAGGGCCCTCCTGAGCAAACTG AAAGCGGAGTTCCGAGCCGAGGCGGGCTCGGTCCTGTCTGCAGTCAGGGGAGTCGTGGACCCCCAGCCGACACCAGGGGGCAGCACTGAGCCAGGGCTTCAG GCGGTGCAGGGAGAGCTGGAGGCTCGCAGGGCCGACTGGGTCCTGGGTCTGGACCAGCTGGCCCAGTACGCGGACTCACTGGAGAAGGAGCTGATCAAGATGGCCAGCAACATGCGGAGGTCCCGCACGGAGATCCTGCACCTGTCGGTCAG GGTCCAGGAGCAAGAGAACCAGAAGAgacagctgggggaggagctggagacccTCAGGACCCCCCAGGACAGCAGAGAGGCCCCCTGCCAGGTTGAGACCCCCCAGGACAGCAGAGAGCCCCCCTGCCAG GCCAGGACGGAGCTGGAATGGGACGCAGAGTTTGACCCCCGGGACCTCCTGAAGAAGGAGCTGGATGAGAAGCAGGAAGTGGTTGCCGTGGAAACCCTCACCGCCGCGACCAGCCAGCCcatagaggaggtggaagaggaagtggaggaggaggaggaagaagctgGGGAAGAGAGGTGGACGGTGGTCGAGGACCTGGGAGGAGGTGACGAGCCCAGAGACGCCTCCACCCCTCTGCCGGCCCCCTCAGAGGAGCCTTCACCCGGGCTGGAGACCCTAG TGTCCTCGGTCGTCGTGGATCCAGAGTCGTCCTTCACTTCTCAACCTCTCCAG gaggcGGGGCTGTGTGACACCCACACAGAGGGCGCCGGTGAGCAAGCAGGACAGGAATCTAGTAGCTCTCATTCTGAAGCCCTCCACTCTCACAACAACA GCCCAGAATGTACCATTCCTCTCGCTGGCTCAAACCATGATCATCAGCGCGACCTGCCTGAAATGGATCAGACCGTAGCACCTGGGAACACCCCTCCTGGGATAGGAGAGATGGTACCTCCCATATACACTCAATCTTCATCACCGGGGCAAGAAACCATTGTTGAAAATGGCGG CCCCCAGCCCAGTGGGGATCcctgcagaggaggaggagaaggggacgAAGCATCAAGCGACATGAGTCTTGCCAAG agcCCTACGCGGGTAGGAGAGCGAGGCGAACTTGAGGACAG CTCCAGCCCCCTTCCTGTggtgatggaggaagaggagggtgcgTCGCAAACCGTTTCGGTCCCGATGGCAG GGTCGGACTCTTCTCCCAATGCTGTCCCCGGTAGGGAGGACCGCCTCTCTGAGTCCAGCCATTCAACG GCCCAGCTTCAGCGCTCGGGCAAGACCACTGAGGACCTGAGTGAGGCCAGTGAGAAGGACGGTACGCGGGCTGTTGCATTGG AGACGTCTGTGATCTCCGACGGAAGTGAGGTGGTTAAGGAGGAGCGACAGAG CCATTCTCAGACGGACAAGGAAATCGAG GTGGAGTTCCAGCGGCTGTCGCTGGGCTTCAAGTGCGACCTGTTCACGTTGGAGAAACGCCTGAGGCTAGAGGAGAGATCCCGGGACCTGGCGGAGGAGAACGTCCGCAAGGAGATCTCCAGCTGCCAGGGTCtactgcag gctCTGATCCCGCTGTGCGACGACGACAGCCAGTCCATTGAGATCGTCCACCGGCTGCAGAAGAACCTGGAGATCCTGATCCAGTCTATGACCCGCGTCTCCAGCCGCTCAGAGATGCTGGGGGCCATCCACCAG GAGCACCGCGTGGGCCGGGCGGTGGAGGTGATGTTCCAGCACGTGGAGAACCTGAAGAGGATGTACACCAAGGAGCACACGGAGCTGGTGGAGCTGCGGCAGACGCTCATGCAGAACGAGCGCTCCTTCGGCTCGCAGACCGACAAAG CGGACTTCCGAGGAAAATCACCGTCTTCGCAGTACTACAAG CCTTCTGCTCGGCGGGTCAGCATCGCAGCTATCCCCCGCTCCGGAGGGTCACCCGGCTTCGACTCG ACCAAAACCCAGGACCTGTCAGAGAGTGAGGCGGAGCGGCTCACCAGGAGGTCTCCCTG TCCCAGCTCGTCTCCTGGTGCCTCTGCGTCGGACGCCCTGGTGTCTCAGTCGCTGTCCCACTCCGTACTTTCCCACCccaagggggcggggggccccTCAGGGGGGGTccgaggtgggcggggcctctgGCTGTGGCTGgccatggtggtggtgctggcag GACTCCTGGCGTTGCTGGCCTGCCTGGTGATGCAGCCGGCGGTGGACGCGGCGCCCGTGGGCACCGGCGACTCCTGGATGACCATCCAGCAGCTGCTGTGGCCCTACACCGGGCTCCGCCACAACGGACAGCCCCCCGTCTAG